From Syngnathus typhle isolate RoL2023-S1 ecotype Sweden linkage group LG13, RoL_Styp_1.0, whole genome shotgun sequence, a single genomic window includes:
- the mylk4a gene encoding myosin light chain kinase family member 4 isoform X4: protein MSAPVFFPDLEKVKTMRSFWEMKLNLEKTTSNTALKKNEEVSLSSDTSEHDGPKHFAAPRNYGTFLKNQKKDGAEKPCLSLEAPKTMKPPDTEDTSLQKQVQLQKDVLKLNNENAEKSAQQFSAMFWNLEAYVPAADPDSGEDVEVTEEVVEVEEIVEEVIEELEEEEALKGEEVVEEVVDEVVEELEVVEELTVEDSQNSESDNNEQSNSSDDCEDTFLDAKMEVSVSSGSFETEELVVVEEYTEVLEVDEVEDEKEDKNEDKQKPQEQNQNQAGLESQFDLKETLEPERDENKAEPEDENEPEDQPKYLIDTAPPPAAPFNHRIVSAKPNQISNFYTINWQEVLGGGRFGQVHKCVENSSGLTLAAKVIKAKSQKEKEVVKNEIQVMNNLDHANLIQLYAAYESRNDIILVLEYVGGGELFDRIIDENYTLMELDAVVFIRQICEGLQHMHKMYILHLDLKPENILCVSRVTNKIKIIDFGLARTYKPREKLRVNFGTPEFLAPEVINYDFVSFNTDMWSLGVITYMLLSGLCPFLGDDDNETLNNILACQWNFEEQEFVDTSEEAKEFITRLLVVNKTWRMGASEALRHPWLSDSALHHKLNTKKTMCRSRRSSCVPPTDS, encoded by the exons ATGAGCGCGCCAGTCTTCTTCCCCGACCTAGAAAAGGTGAAAACGATGCGATCCTTCTGGGAGATGAAGTTGAACCTAGAG AAAACTACCTCTAACACAGCCCTAAAAAAGAATGAAgaggtctcactgtcatctgACACATCAGAGCACGATGGACCAAAGCATTTTGCCGCCCCTCGCAATTACGGAACCTTT TTGAAGAACCAGAAGAAAGATGGCGCAGAAAAGCCTTGTTTGAGCCTCGAAGCTCCAAAGACGATGAAACCCCCAGACACTGAAG acaCCTCGTTGCAGAAGCAAGTGCAGCTTCAAAAAGACGTTCTGAAACTCAACAATGAGAATGCAGAGAAGTCAGCTCAGCAGTTTAGTGCCATGTTTTGGAATCTGGAAGCGTATGttcccgccgcagaccccgacAGCGGCGAAGATGTGGAAGTTACCGAGGAGGTGGTTGAAGTGGAGGAGATAGTGGAGGAGGTCATCGAAGAGctagaggaggaggaagcactGAAGGGAGAAGAAGTGGTGGAAGAAGTGGTGGACGAGGTGGTGGAAGAGCTGGAAGTGGTAGAGGAACTTACTGTAGAGGATTCGCAAAATTCTGAATCGGACAACAACGAACAATCAAATTCAAG TGACGATTGCGAAGACACCTTCCTGGACGCCAAGATGGAGGTCAGCGTCAGCAGCGGCTCCTTTGAGACCGAAGAACTTGTTGTGGTGGAGGAATACACCGAGGTGCTGGAAGTTGACGAGGTGGAGGATGAAAAGGAGGACAAGAATGAGGACAAGCAGAAGCCGCAGGAACAGAACCAGAACCAGGCTGGGCTTGAGTCCCAGTTTGATCTGAAAGAAACATTGGAGCCAGAGAGGGATGAAAACAAAGCCGAGCCCGAGGACGAAAATGAGCCTGAGGATCAACCCAAATACTTGATTG ACACCGCTCCTCCCCCGGCAGCGCCGTTTAATCACCGCATCGTGTCGGCCAAGCCCAACCAGATCAGCAACTTCTACACCATCAACTGGCAGGAAGTCCTGGGAGG GGGTCGTTTTGGCCAAGTGCACAAATGTGTTGAAAACTCATCCGGTCTGACGTTGGCGGCCAAGGTCATCAAGGCCAAGTCTCAGAAAGAAAAG GAAGTGGTGAAGAACGAAATCCAGGTTATGAACAATCTGGACCACGCCAACCTGATCCAACTCTACGCAGCGTATGAGTCCAGGAATGACATCATCCTCGTGCTGGAATA CGTGGGCGGAGGCGAGCTGTTTGACCGGATAATCGATGAAAACTACACGTTAATGGAGCTGGATGCCGTGGTGTTCATCAGGCAGATTTGTGAGGGCCTGCAGCATATGCACAAGATGTACATCCTCCATTTGGACTTGAag CCGGAAAACATCTTGTGTGTAAGCAGGGTGACCAATAAAATCAAGATCATCGACTTTGGCCTCGCCAGGAC ATACAAACCCAGGGAGAAGTTGCGAGTCAATTTCGGTACGCCGGAGTTCTTGGCCCCGGAAGTCATCAACTACGACTTTGTGTCGTTTAACACGGACATGTGGAGCCTCGGCGTCATCACGTACATGCT tcTGAGCGGCCTCTGTCCTTTCCTGGGCGACGACGACAACGAGACGCTCAACAACATTTTGGCCTGCCAGTGGAATTTTGAAGAGCAAGAATTTGTGGACACGTCTGAAGAGGCCAAAGAGTTCATCACCAGGCTCCTCGTCGTCAATAAAAC CTGGAGGATGGGAGCGTCCGAGGCCCTGAGACACCCTTGGCTGTCTGATTCTGCCCTTCATCATAAACTTAATACCAAG aaAACTATGTGCCGATCTCGACGGTCGTCATGTGTGCCCCCAACAGACAGTTGA
- the mylk4a gene encoding myosin light chain kinase family member 4 isoform X3 — MRGLVEAIEDFASTWLVSSMCVLAVYIGYRLWDIHCFRRSQSASTHDTQKTTSNTALKKNEEVSLSSDTSEHDGPKHFAAPRNYGTFLKNQKKDGAEKPCLSLEAPKTMKPPDTEDTSLQKQVQLQKDVLKLNNENAEKSAQQFSAMFWNLEAYVPAADPDSGEDVEVTEEVVEVEEIVEEVIEELEEEEALKGEEVVEEVVDEVVEELEVVEELTVEDSQNSESDNNEQSNSSDDCEDTFLDAKMEVSVSSGSFETEELVVVEEYTEVLEVDEVEDEKEDKNEDKQKPQEQNQNQAGLESQFDLKETLEPERDENKAEPEDENEPEDQPKYLIDTAPPPAAPFNHRIVSAKPNQISNFYTINWQEVLGGGRFGQVHKCVENSSGLTLAAKVIKAKSQKEKEVVKNEIQVMNNLDHANLIQLYAAYESRNDIILVLEYVGGGELFDRIIDENYTLMELDAVVFIRQICEGLQHMHKMYILHLDLKPENILCVSRVTNKIKIIDFGLARTYKPREKLRVNFGTPEFLAPEVINYDFVSFNTDMWSLGVITYMLLSGLCPFLGDDDNETLNNILACQWNFEEQEFVDTSEEAKEFITRLLVVNKTWRMGASEALRHPWLSDSALHHKLNTKKTMCRSRRSSCVPPTDS; from the exons ATGAGGGGGCTCGTTGAAGCGATAGAGGACTTTGCAAGCACTTGGTTGGTCAGCAGCATGTGTGTGCTTGCAGTCTACATTGGCTACAGGCTTTGGGATATACACTGCTTCAGGAGGAGTCAAAGCGCATCCACGCACGACACACAG AAAACTACCTCTAACACAGCCCTAAAAAAGAATGAAgaggtctcactgtcatctgACACATCAGAGCACGATGGACCAAAGCATTTTGCCGCCCCTCGCAATTACGGAACCTTT TTGAAGAACCAGAAGAAAGATGGCGCAGAAAAGCCTTGTTTGAGCCTCGAAGCTCCAAAGACGATGAAACCCCCAGACACTGAAG acaCCTCGTTGCAGAAGCAAGTGCAGCTTCAAAAAGACGTTCTGAAACTCAACAATGAGAATGCAGAGAAGTCAGCTCAGCAGTTTAGTGCCATGTTTTGGAATCTGGAAGCGTATGttcccgccgcagaccccgacAGCGGCGAAGATGTGGAAGTTACCGAGGAGGTGGTTGAAGTGGAGGAGATAGTGGAGGAGGTCATCGAAGAGctagaggaggaggaagcactGAAGGGAGAAGAAGTGGTGGAAGAAGTGGTGGACGAGGTGGTGGAAGAGCTGGAAGTGGTAGAGGAACTTACTGTAGAGGATTCGCAAAATTCTGAATCGGACAACAACGAACAATCAAATTCAAG TGACGATTGCGAAGACACCTTCCTGGACGCCAAGATGGAGGTCAGCGTCAGCAGCGGCTCCTTTGAGACCGAAGAACTTGTTGTGGTGGAGGAATACACCGAGGTGCTGGAAGTTGACGAGGTGGAGGATGAAAAGGAGGACAAGAATGAGGACAAGCAGAAGCCGCAGGAACAGAACCAGAACCAGGCTGGGCTTGAGTCCCAGTTTGATCTGAAAGAAACATTGGAGCCAGAGAGGGATGAAAACAAAGCCGAGCCCGAGGACGAAAATGAGCCTGAGGATCAACCCAAATACTTGATTG ACACCGCTCCTCCCCCGGCAGCGCCGTTTAATCACCGCATCGTGTCGGCCAAGCCCAACCAGATCAGCAACTTCTACACCATCAACTGGCAGGAAGTCCTGGGAGG GGGTCGTTTTGGCCAAGTGCACAAATGTGTTGAAAACTCATCCGGTCTGACGTTGGCGGCCAAGGTCATCAAGGCCAAGTCTCAGAAAGAAAAG GAAGTGGTGAAGAACGAAATCCAGGTTATGAACAATCTGGACCACGCCAACCTGATCCAACTCTACGCAGCGTATGAGTCCAGGAATGACATCATCCTCGTGCTGGAATA CGTGGGCGGAGGCGAGCTGTTTGACCGGATAATCGATGAAAACTACACGTTAATGGAGCTGGATGCCGTGGTGTTCATCAGGCAGATTTGTGAGGGCCTGCAGCATATGCACAAGATGTACATCCTCCATTTGGACTTGAag CCGGAAAACATCTTGTGTGTAAGCAGGGTGACCAATAAAATCAAGATCATCGACTTTGGCCTCGCCAGGAC ATACAAACCCAGGGAGAAGTTGCGAGTCAATTTCGGTACGCCGGAGTTCTTGGCCCCGGAAGTCATCAACTACGACTTTGTGTCGTTTAACACGGACATGTGGAGCCTCGGCGTCATCACGTACATGCT tcTGAGCGGCCTCTGTCCTTTCCTGGGCGACGACGACAACGAGACGCTCAACAACATTTTGGCCTGCCAGTGGAATTTTGAAGAGCAAGAATTTGTGGACACGTCTGAAGAGGCCAAAGAGTTCATCACCAGGCTCCTCGTCGTCAATAAAAC CTGGAGGATGGGAGCGTCCGAGGCCCTGAGACACCCTTGGCTGTCTGATTCTGCCCTTCATCATAAACTTAATACCAAG aaAACTATGTGCCGATCTCGACGGTCGTCATGTGTGCCCCCAACAGACAGTTGA
- the mylk4a gene encoding myosin light chain kinase 2, skeletal/cardiac muscle isoform X1 has product MSSSMKTTNLGQRMGDNRSFDLIQNRIESLSGKMDKLINLQEKVLIRLDGKSGATEKEETENVKSFVSTVEVNQSQGQDVKKIYQEMSTIMSVVNQRSEIQTQKLEGMEKLVLSMQQVISFIGETIKSSRLMELMFKGPADSKANKVSKRKSSDNIKKPDKKTTSNTALKKNEEVSLSSDTSEHDGPKHFAAPRNYGTFLKNQKKDGAEKPCLSLEAPKTMKPPDTEDTSLQKQVQLQKDVLKLNNENAEKSAQQFSAMFWNLEAYVPAADPDSGEDVEVTEEVVEVEEIVEEVIEELEEEEALKGEEVVEEVVDEVVEELEVVEELTVEDSQNSESDNNEQSNSSDDCEDTFLDAKMEVSVSSGSFETEELVVVEEYTEVLEVDEVEDEKEDKNEDKQKPQEQNQNQAGLESQFDLKETLEPERDENKAEPEDENEPEDQPKYLIDTAPPPAAPFNHRIVSAKPNQISNFYTINWQEVLGGGRFGQVHKCVENSSGLTLAAKVIKAKSQKEKEVVKNEIQVMNNLDHANLIQLYAAYESRNDIILVLEYVGGGELFDRIIDENYTLMELDAVVFIRQICEGLQHMHKMYILHLDLKPENILCVSRVTNKIKIIDFGLARTYKPREKLRVNFGTPEFLAPEVINYDFVSFNTDMWSLGVITYMLLSGLCPFLGDDDNETLNNILACQWNFEEQEFVDTSEEAKEFITRLLVVNKTWRMGASEALRHPWLSDSALHHKLNTKKTMCRSRRSSCVPPTDS; this is encoded by the exons ATGAGTTCCTCCATGAAGACTACGAATTTAGGTCAGAGGATGGGCGACAACAGAAGTTTTGATCTCATCCAAAATCGGATTGAATCTTTAAGTGGAAAGATGGACAAGCTCATCAACCTTCAAGAGAAGGTCCTTATTCGGCTAGATGGCAAGTCCGGTGCGACTGAGAAGGAAGAGACGGAGAATGTCAAGAGCTTCGTCTCAACTGTGGAAGTCAATCAGTCGCAGGGACAGGACGTCAAGAAGATATACCAGGAAATGAGCACCATCATGTCGGTGGTCAACCAGCGGTCTGAGATTCAGACGCAGAAGCTGGAGGGGATGGAGAAACTGGTCCTCAGCATGCAGCAGGTGATCAGCTTCATCGGCGAGACGATCAAGAGCTCCAGGCTTATGGAACTCATGTTCAAAGGTCCGGCTGACAGCAAGGCTAACAAAGTCTCAAAGAGGAAATCATCTGACAATATTAAAAAGCCAGACAAG AAAACTACCTCTAACACAGCCCTAAAAAAGAATGAAgaggtctcactgtcatctgACACATCAGAGCACGATGGACCAAAGCATTTTGCCGCCCCTCGCAATTACGGAACCTTT TTGAAGAACCAGAAGAAAGATGGCGCAGAAAAGCCTTGTTTGAGCCTCGAAGCTCCAAAGACGATGAAACCCCCAGACACTGAAG acaCCTCGTTGCAGAAGCAAGTGCAGCTTCAAAAAGACGTTCTGAAACTCAACAATGAGAATGCAGAGAAGTCAGCTCAGCAGTTTAGTGCCATGTTTTGGAATCTGGAAGCGTATGttcccgccgcagaccccgacAGCGGCGAAGATGTGGAAGTTACCGAGGAGGTGGTTGAAGTGGAGGAGATAGTGGAGGAGGTCATCGAAGAGctagaggaggaggaagcactGAAGGGAGAAGAAGTGGTGGAAGAAGTGGTGGACGAGGTGGTGGAAGAGCTGGAAGTGGTAGAGGAACTTACTGTAGAGGATTCGCAAAATTCTGAATCGGACAACAACGAACAATCAAATTCAAG TGACGATTGCGAAGACACCTTCCTGGACGCCAAGATGGAGGTCAGCGTCAGCAGCGGCTCCTTTGAGACCGAAGAACTTGTTGTGGTGGAGGAATACACCGAGGTGCTGGAAGTTGACGAGGTGGAGGATGAAAAGGAGGACAAGAATGAGGACAAGCAGAAGCCGCAGGAACAGAACCAGAACCAGGCTGGGCTTGAGTCCCAGTTTGATCTGAAAGAAACATTGGAGCCAGAGAGGGATGAAAACAAAGCCGAGCCCGAGGACGAAAATGAGCCTGAGGATCAACCCAAATACTTGATTG ACACCGCTCCTCCCCCGGCAGCGCCGTTTAATCACCGCATCGTGTCGGCCAAGCCCAACCAGATCAGCAACTTCTACACCATCAACTGGCAGGAAGTCCTGGGAGG GGGTCGTTTTGGCCAAGTGCACAAATGTGTTGAAAACTCATCCGGTCTGACGTTGGCGGCCAAGGTCATCAAGGCCAAGTCTCAGAAAGAAAAG GAAGTGGTGAAGAACGAAATCCAGGTTATGAACAATCTGGACCACGCCAACCTGATCCAACTCTACGCAGCGTATGAGTCCAGGAATGACATCATCCTCGTGCTGGAATA CGTGGGCGGAGGCGAGCTGTTTGACCGGATAATCGATGAAAACTACACGTTAATGGAGCTGGATGCCGTGGTGTTCATCAGGCAGATTTGTGAGGGCCTGCAGCATATGCACAAGATGTACATCCTCCATTTGGACTTGAag CCGGAAAACATCTTGTGTGTAAGCAGGGTGACCAATAAAATCAAGATCATCGACTTTGGCCTCGCCAGGAC ATACAAACCCAGGGAGAAGTTGCGAGTCAATTTCGGTACGCCGGAGTTCTTGGCCCCGGAAGTCATCAACTACGACTTTGTGTCGTTTAACACGGACATGTGGAGCCTCGGCGTCATCACGTACATGCT tcTGAGCGGCCTCTGTCCTTTCCTGGGCGACGACGACAACGAGACGCTCAACAACATTTTGGCCTGCCAGTGGAATTTTGAAGAGCAAGAATTTGTGGACACGTCTGAAGAGGCCAAAGAGTTCATCACCAGGCTCCTCGTCGTCAATAAAAC CTGGAGGATGGGAGCGTCCGAGGCCCTGAGACACCCTTGGCTGTCTGATTCTGCCCTTCATCATAAACTTAATACCAAG aaAACTATGTGCCGATCTCGACGGTCGTCATGTGTGCCCCCAACAGACAGTTGA
- the mylk4a gene encoding myosin light chain kinase 2, skeletal/cardiac muscle isoform X2, whose amino-acid sequence MSSSMKTTNLGQRMGDNRSFDLIQNRIESLSGKMDKLINLQEKVLIRLDGKSGATEKEETENVKSFVSTVEVNQSQGQDVKKIYQEMSTIMSVVNQRSEIQTQKLEGMEKLVLSMQQVISFIGETIKSSRLMELMFKGPADSKANKVSKRKSSDNIKKPDKLKNQKKDGAEKPCLSLEAPKTMKPPDTEDTSLQKQVQLQKDVLKLNNENAEKSAQQFSAMFWNLEAYVPAADPDSGEDVEVTEEVVEVEEIVEEVIEELEEEEALKGEEVVEEVVDEVVEELEVVEELTVEDSQNSESDNNEQSNSSDDCEDTFLDAKMEVSVSSGSFETEELVVVEEYTEVLEVDEVEDEKEDKNEDKQKPQEQNQNQAGLESQFDLKETLEPERDENKAEPEDENEPEDQPKYLIDTAPPPAAPFNHRIVSAKPNQISNFYTINWQEVLGGGRFGQVHKCVENSSGLTLAAKVIKAKSQKEKEVVKNEIQVMNNLDHANLIQLYAAYESRNDIILVLEYVGGGELFDRIIDENYTLMELDAVVFIRQICEGLQHMHKMYILHLDLKPENILCVSRVTNKIKIIDFGLARTYKPREKLRVNFGTPEFLAPEVINYDFVSFNTDMWSLGVITYMLLSGLCPFLGDDDNETLNNILACQWNFEEQEFVDTSEEAKEFITRLLVVNKTWRMGASEALRHPWLSDSALHHKLNTKKTMCRSRRSSCVPPTDS is encoded by the exons ATGAGTTCCTCCATGAAGACTACGAATTTAGGTCAGAGGATGGGCGACAACAGAAGTTTTGATCTCATCCAAAATCGGATTGAATCTTTAAGTGGAAAGATGGACAAGCTCATCAACCTTCAAGAGAAGGTCCTTATTCGGCTAGATGGCAAGTCCGGTGCGACTGAGAAGGAAGAGACGGAGAATGTCAAGAGCTTCGTCTCAACTGTGGAAGTCAATCAGTCGCAGGGACAGGACGTCAAGAAGATATACCAGGAAATGAGCACCATCATGTCGGTGGTCAACCAGCGGTCTGAGATTCAGACGCAGAAGCTGGAGGGGATGGAGAAACTGGTCCTCAGCATGCAGCAGGTGATCAGCTTCATCGGCGAGACGATCAAGAGCTCCAGGCTTATGGAACTCATGTTCAAAGGTCCGGCTGACAGCAAGGCTAACAAAGTCTCAAAGAGGAAATCATCTGACAATATTAAAAAGCCAGACAAG TTGAAGAACCAGAAGAAAGATGGCGCAGAAAAGCCTTGTTTGAGCCTCGAAGCTCCAAAGACGATGAAACCCCCAGACACTGAAG acaCCTCGTTGCAGAAGCAAGTGCAGCTTCAAAAAGACGTTCTGAAACTCAACAATGAGAATGCAGAGAAGTCAGCTCAGCAGTTTAGTGCCATGTTTTGGAATCTGGAAGCGTATGttcccgccgcagaccccgacAGCGGCGAAGATGTGGAAGTTACCGAGGAGGTGGTTGAAGTGGAGGAGATAGTGGAGGAGGTCATCGAAGAGctagaggaggaggaagcactGAAGGGAGAAGAAGTGGTGGAAGAAGTGGTGGACGAGGTGGTGGAAGAGCTGGAAGTGGTAGAGGAACTTACTGTAGAGGATTCGCAAAATTCTGAATCGGACAACAACGAACAATCAAATTCAAG TGACGATTGCGAAGACACCTTCCTGGACGCCAAGATGGAGGTCAGCGTCAGCAGCGGCTCCTTTGAGACCGAAGAACTTGTTGTGGTGGAGGAATACACCGAGGTGCTGGAAGTTGACGAGGTGGAGGATGAAAAGGAGGACAAGAATGAGGACAAGCAGAAGCCGCAGGAACAGAACCAGAACCAGGCTGGGCTTGAGTCCCAGTTTGATCTGAAAGAAACATTGGAGCCAGAGAGGGATGAAAACAAAGCCGAGCCCGAGGACGAAAATGAGCCTGAGGATCAACCCAAATACTTGATTG ACACCGCTCCTCCCCCGGCAGCGCCGTTTAATCACCGCATCGTGTCGGCCAAGCCCAACCAGATCAGCAACTTCTACACCATCAACTGGCAGGAAGTCCTGGGAGG GGGTCGTTTTGGCCAAGTGCACAAATGTGTTGAAAACTCATCCGGTCTGACGTTGGCGGCCAAGGTCATCAAGGCCAAGTCTCAGAAAGAAAAG GAAGTGGTGAAGAACGAAATCCAGGTTATGAACAATCTGGACCACGCCAACCTGATCCAACTCTACGCAGCGTATGAGTCCAGGAATGACATCATCCTCGTGCTGGAATA CGTGGGCGGAGGCGAGCTGTTTGACCGGATAATCGATGAAAACTACACGTTAATGGAGCTGGATGCCGTGGTGTTCATCAGGCAGATTTGTGAGGGCCTGCAGCATATGCACAAGATGTACATCCTCCATTTGGACTTGAag CCGGAAAACATCTTGTGTGTAAGCAGGGTGACCAATAAAATCAAGATCATCGACTTTGGCCTCGCCAGGAC ATACAAACCCAGGGAGAAGTTGCGAGTCAATTTCGGTACGCCGGAGTTCTTGGCCCCGGAAGTCATCAACTACGACTTTGTGTCGTTTAACACGGACATGTGGAGCCTCGGCGTCATCACGTACATGCT tcTGAGCGGCCTCTGTCCTTTCCTGGGCGACGACGACAACGAGACGCTCAACAACATTTTGGCCTGCCAGTGGAATTTTGAAGAGCAAGAATTTGTGGACACGTCTGAAGAGGCCAAAGAGTTCATCACCAGGCTCCTCGTCGTCAATAAAAC CTGGAGGATGGGAGCGTCCGAGGCCCTGAGACACCCTTGGCTGTCTGATTCTGCCCTTCATCATAAACTTAATACCAAG aaAACTATGTGCCGATCTCGACGGTCGTCATGTGTGCCCCCAACAGACAGTTGA